One region of Corynebacterium capitovis DSM 44611 genomic DNA includes:
- a CDS encoding sulfate adenylyltransferase subunit 1, giving the protein MTATCPAASDVLAQRQTLRLCTAGSVDDGKSTFVGRLLHDTKSVLADQLASVERTSADRGFDGLDLSLLVDGLRAEREQGITIDVAYRYFATDKRTFILADTPGHVQYTRNTVTGMSTSQVVVLLVDVRHGVVEQTIRHLTVAALLGVKTVILGVNKIDLVGYSEEVFSRIREVFETKAAELGIAEPHVVPMSALKGDNVVERSANTEWYTGPTVLELLESIPVNSGRALDLGFRFNIQYVLREHTSDYRGYAGRVNAGAISVGDAVTAGGRQTTVQHIDTADGELDQARAGDSVVLRLADEIDLVRGDLISAGSQPQLTREFTATVVGLTEKEITAGQTVKLRLGTALVRARVASVDAVLDIDSPAGDLANPASFGLNDIAVVTVQSAQDLPVEAYAARGAVGSFLLIDHASGNTLAAGLVGNRLR; this is encoded by the coding sequence ATGACCGCCACGTGTCCCGCCGCGAGTGACGTCCTCGCGCAGCGTCAGACCCTCCGCCTGTGCACCGCTGGTTCCGTCGATGACGGTAAGTCCACCTTCGTCGGACGCCTCCTGCACGACACGAAGTCGGTGCTCGCCGACCAGCTCGCCTCCGTCGAGCGCACCTCCGCCGACCGCGGTTTCGACGGGCTCGACCTATCCCTGCTCGTCGACGGCCTGCGCGCCGAGCGCGAACAGGGCATCACTATCGACGTCGCCTACCGCTACTTCGCCACCGACAAGCGCACGTTCATCCTCGCGGACACGCCGGGCCACGTGCAATACACGCGCAACACGGTGACGGGCATGTCCACGTCGCAAGTGGTTGTGCTTCTTGTCGACGTCCGGCACGGCGTGGTCGAACAAACCATCCGCCACCTCACCGTGGCCGCGCTACTCGGCGTGAAAACCGTCATCCTCGGAGTGAACAAGATCGACCTCGTCGGGTACTCCGAGGAGGTCTTCTCCCGCATCCGCGAGGTGTTTGAGACCAAGGCCGCGGAGCTCGGCATCGCGGAGCCGCACGTCGTGCCCATGTCGGCCCTCAAAGGTGACAACGTGGTGGAACGCTCGGCGAACACCGAGTGGTACACCGGCCCCACCGTCCTGGAGCTGCTTGAATCCATCCCCGTTAACTCGGGGCGGGCGCTCGACCTCGGCTTCCGCTTCAACATCCAGTACGTCCTGCGCGAGCACACCAGCGACTACCGGGGTTACGCGGGCCGCGTGAACGCAGGGGCCATCAGCGTCGGCGACGCGGTCACCGCCGGCGGGCGCCAGACGACGGTACAGCACATCGACACCGCTGACGGAGAGCTCGACCAGGCGCGCGCCGGCGACTCGGTGGTGTTGCGCCTTGCGGATGAGATCGACCTCGTCCGAGGTGACCTCATCTCCGCGGGGTCCCAGCCCCAGCTCACTCGGGAATTCACGGCAACCGTCGTGGGGCTGACGGAGAAGGAGATCACGGCAGGACAAACCGTCAAGCTGCGCCTGGGCACAGCACTGGTGCGCGCCCGCGTTGCCAGCGTCGATGCGGTGCTCGACATTGATTCCCCGGCCGGTGATCTCGCGAACCCCGCGTCTTTCGGGCTCAACGACATCGCGGTAGTAACGGTGCAGTCCGCCCAGGACCTGCCAGTAGAGGCGTACGCCGCCCGCGGGGCAGTGGGCTCCTTCCTGCTCATCGACCACGCCAGCGGGAACACACTCGCCGCCGGCCTGGTGGGAAACCGGTTGAGGTAA
- a CDS encoding sulfite exporter TauE/SafE family protein: MYKLHTLIFIALAGLAAQLVDGGLGMGFGVTSTTIIVLLAGLGPAQASAVVHTAELGTTLASGLSHWRFGNVDWKTVARIAIPGAVGSFTGATVLSNLSTEWAKPAMGLILSLIGLNLMIRFSRGRARRTNPAPHSPVFLSGLGVFGGFVDATGGGGWGPVTTSTLMSAGRSEPRRIVGTVNTAEFFVTFAATVGFAIGMWEDLVANLAAVVALLIGGVIAAPLAAWLISRINPILLGGIVGTLILMLNLPTVLKAVGVTDHLWIARAAVLVIGLALSARGVARARANSLAASEKEGHSAALDPEVEDAGVSAGR, translated from the coding sequence ATGTACAAGCTTCACACTCTTATCTTCATCGCGCTCGCGGGGTTAGCGGCTCAGCTTGTCGACGGCGGCCTCGGCATGGGCTTCGGCGTGACCTCTACCACGATCATTGTCTTGCTGGCGGGCCTAGGTCCCGCCCAGGCATCGGCGGTGGTGCACACGGCTGAGCTGGGCACCACGCTAGCCTCCGGCCTGTCCCACTGGCGCTTTGGGAACGTGGACTGGAAGACGGTGGCGCGCATCGCCATCCCCGGCGCCGTTGGCTCCTTCACGGGGGCGACGGTCCTGTCCAACCTGTCCACCGAGTGGGCGAAACCCGCGATGGGTCTCATCCTCTCCCTCATCGGGCTCAACCTCATGATTCGCTTTTCCCGCGGCCGGGCCCGGCGGACCAATCCGGCGCCTCACTCCCCGGTGTTTCTTAGCGGCCTCGGTGTGTTCGGCGGGTTTGTCGACGCCACCGGAGGCGGCGGCTGGGGCCCCGTGACCACCTCAACGCTGATGTCCGCTGGGCGTTCGGAACCGCGCCGGATCGTCGGCACGGTCAACACCGCGGAGTTTTTCGTCACCTTCGCGGCCACGGTCGGCTTCGCCATCGGCATGTGGGAGGACCTCGTGGCCAATCTGGCTGCCGTCGTCGCGTTGCTCATCGGCGGTGTCATCGCCGCACCTCTCGCGGCGTGGCTGATCAGCCGCATTAACCCAATTTTGCTCGGCGGGATCGTGGGCACCCTCATTCTCATGCTCAACCTTCCCACCGTGTTGAAGGCGGTAGGCGTGACCGACCACCTCTGGATCGCCCGCGCGGCTGTGCTCGTTATCGGGCTGGCGCTCTCCGCGCGCGGCGTCGCCCGGGCGCGGGCGAACTCCCTGGCGGCGTCCGAAAAGGAAGGGCACAGCGCGGCCCTGGACCCCGAGGTGGAGGACGCGGGGGTGTCCGCGGGGCGGTAG
- a CDS encoding sirohydrochlorin chelatase: MAARTAVLITLSHGSRHSAASDGVQRLTEAAGGVLGVPAVAAHLEFTTPDLTGAAATAARAGHTRAVVVPLLFTKAFHATTDVPAAVAAARENTGVELILADGIGQGDDVVKLLAAKLRSDAPDGAHVVLYPVGTSNARAAGATTEFGARLAAASGRGVTVVPATGRGEATGNDGLASVAASYPRVHVLPLFVTDGLLLDRARRAVAGIQDATGARITQSAPLTTGLAGIIAARYRGALHENTRSQ, translated from the coding sequence ATGGCTGCCCGGACCGCTGTGCTCATCACCCTGTCTCACGGCTCGCGCCATTCGGCTGCCAGCGACGGGGTCCAGCGTCTCACCGAGGCAGCCGGCGGGGTGCTGGGAGTCCCTGCGGTGGCCGCGCACCTCGAATTCACCACCCCCGACCTCACAGGGGCGGCAGCCACTGCGGCGCGGGCGGGCCACACCCGCGCCGTGGTGGTGCCTCTCCTGTTCACGAAGGCATTCCACGCCACGACAGACGTTCCCGCCGCGGTCGCCGCGGCGCGGGAGAATACCGGTGTGGAACTCATCCTCGCGGACGGGATTGGCCAGGGCGATGACGTCGTCAAGCTCCTTGCTGCGAAGCTGCGCAGTGACGCGCCTGACGGGGCCCACGTCGTCCTGTACCCGGTGGGAACCTCCAATGCGCGAGCGGCGGGGGCGACCACCGAGTTTGGCGCGCGGCTCGCCGCGGCGAGCGGACGCGGGGTCACCGTTGTCCCGGCGACGGGGCGCGGAGAGGCCACGGGCAACGACGGCCTAGCCTCCGTCGCTGCGTCGTACCCGCGGGTGCACGTGCTCCCTCTTTTCGTGACGGATGGGCTGCTTCTCGATAGAGCCCGTCGAGCCGTCGCCGGCATCCAGGACGCCACGGGCGCCCGCATTACCCAATCAGCACCTCTCACGACAGGCCTAGCGGGCATCATCGCGGCCCGGTATCGAGGTGCTCTCCACGAGAACACGAGGTCACAATAA
- a CDS encoding phosphoadenylyl-sulfate reductase has product MLNLLNGAGNYRDPEVSPEGPTETRPLSEAQRESNARLVDTYAAELYEAPAEEILAWAHEHVHGPLVVTLSMENTVLAELAHRHLPDADFLFLDTEYHFPETMEVADQVEHRYPRHRLVRAKAVLPRPEQDRVYGPGLYRSNPTACCRMRKVEPLAVSLSPYIGWVTGLRRADGPTRAEAPALSLDHTGRLKISPLITWTLEETEEFINDNDLIIHPLTRQGYPSIGCATCTLPVAEGQDPRAGRWAFSAKTECGLHE; this is encoded by the coding sequence ATGCTTAACTTATTAAACGGAGCGGGAAACTACCGGGACCCCGAAGTCTCCCCCGAAGGCCCCACCGAAACACGGCCGCTGTCGGAGGCACAGCGGGAGAGCAACGCGCGACTCGTCGACACCTACGCGGCCGAGCTGTACGAGGCCCCAGCCGAGGAGATTCTCGCCTGGGCTCACGAGCACGTCCACGGCCCGCTGGTTGTCACCCTCTCGATGGAAAACACCGTCTTGGCGGAGCTCGCGCACCGGCACCTGCCGGACGCAGACTTCCTTTTCCTCGATACCGAATACCACTTCCCCGAAACGATGGAGGTGGCCGACCAGGTCGAACACCGCTACCCGCGCCACCGGCTGGTCCGTGCGAAGGCCGTCCTCCCTCGCCCCGAGCAGGATCGCGTCTACGGGCCCGGGCTGTACCGGTCGAACCCAACCGCCTGCTGCAGGATGCGCAAAGTCGAGCCGCTCGCGGTGTCCCTCTCCCCGTACATCGGGTGGGTCACTGGTCTGCGCCGCGCCGACGGACCCACGCGTGCTGAGGCTCCCGCTCTGTCCCTGGACCACACCGGGCGGCTCAAGATTTCGCCGCTGATCACGTGGACGCTTGAGGAAACCGAGGAGTTCATAAACGACAACGACCTTATTATCCACCCGCTGACCAGGCAGGGCTACCCGTCGATCGGGTGCGCCACCTGCACCCTCCCGGTGGCGGAGGGGCAGGACCCGCGCGCCGGGCGGTGGGCGTTTTCCGCCAAGACCGAATGCGGCTTGCACGAGTAG
- the cysD gene encoding sulfate adenylyltransferase subunit CysD — protein sequence MTIATNRQISPHLKDLEDESIHILREVAGQFDKIGLLFSGGKDSCVVLELARRAFFPAAMPLELLHVDTGHNFPEVIEFRDRIVEDYGVRLRVAAVQDWIDRGDLVERPDGTRNPLQTVPLVDTIAEVGYDAVLGGARRDEERARAKERVFSVRDAFGGWDPRRQRPELWDLYNGEKLPGENIRVFPISNWTEADVWEYIGARGIELPGIYFAHDREVFNRGGMWLTAGEWGGPRDGEELVVKRVRYRTVGDMSCTGAVESTAETIDEVLAEIASSTLTERGATRADDRLSESSMEDRKKEGYF from the coding sequence ATGACTATCGCAACGAACCGGCAGATCTCGCCCCACCTGAAGGATCTGGAGGACGAATCCATCCACATTCTGCGCGAGGTGGCGGGGCAGTTCGACAAGATCGGGCTGCTTTTCTCCGGCGGCAAGGACTCGTGCGTGGTGCTCGAGCTCGCGCGGCGCGCCTTCTTTCCGGCGGCGATGCCTCTCGAATTGCTCCACGTGGACACCGGCCACAACTTTCCGGAGGTGATCGAGTTCCGCGATCGGATCGTCGAAGACTACGGTGTGCGCCTGCGCGTTGCCGCAGTGCAGGACTGGATCGACCGGGGCGACCTAGTGGAGCGGCCCGACGGCACCCGGAACCCCTTGCAAACGGTTCCGCTCGTGGACACCATCGCTGAGGTCGGTTACGACGCCGTCCTCGGCGGCGCACGACGTGACGAGGAGAGGGCCCGGGCGAAGGAACGCGTGTTCTCCGTGCGGGATGCCTTCGGCGGGTGGGATCCCCGCCGCCAGCGTCCCGAGCTGTGGGACCTGTACAACGGTGAGAAGCTGCCGGGGGAGAACATCCGGGTGTTCCCTATCTCCAACTGGACCGAGGCCGACGTGTGGGAGTACATCGGCGCCCGCGGCATCGAGCTTCCCGGCATCTACTTCGCCCACGACCGCGAGGTGTTCAACCGCGGCGGAATGTGGCTCACGGCCGGCGAGTGGGGAGGCCCGCGCGACGGCGAAGAACTCGTGGTCAAGCGCGTGCGCTACCGCACGGTGGGGGATATGTCCTGCACCGGGGCGGTTGAATCTACCGCCGAGACGATCGACGAGGTACTCGCCGAAATTGCCAGCTCCACTCTGACCGAGCGCGGCGCAACCCGCGCGGACGACCGACTCAGCGAGTCCTCGATGGAGGACCGCAAGAAAGAGGGGTACTTCTGA
- a CDS encoding lipoate--protein ligase family protein: MKAHHFEIKVAGGKLVVADVEEDGKVVTSATISGDFFLEPESAYDAINRSLTGASITEDTDSLEARVTRELAGLEGVNLHGFSPRDVAVATRRALLDARDLTDYTWTIIHSPVLPSPVNVALDQYLLGEVRSGARGPLLRFWEWEDRAVVFGSYQSFRNEIDPDGLERHGIVPVRRMSGGGAMFMEGGNCVTYSMYLPEDIVRGLSYAESYAYLDSWVLAGLKSLGVNAWYVPINDITSDGGKIGGAAQKRVPGAVLHHTTMSYDIDADKMAEVLRIGKVKLADKGLRSAKKRVDPLRRQTGVPREQVIDALIASFTSRYPSVTGELSADDIAAGERLVEEKFGTREWTHRVP; encoded by the coding sequence GTGAAGGCACACCATTTCGAGATTAAAGTGGCCGGCGGCAAACTCGTCGTGGCCGACGTGGAAGAGGACGGGAAGGTCGTCACGTCCGCGACGATTTCTGGGGATTTCTTCCTCGAACCGGAGAGCGCCTACGACGCAATCAACCGCTCGCTCACGGGCGCGTCCATCACCGAGGACACCGACAGCCTCGAAGCTCGCGTCACGCGCGAACTCGCCGGCCTCGAGGGCGTCAACCTCCACGGCTTCAGCCCGCGCGACGTCGCAGTGGCCACGCGCCGAGCTCTTCTCGACGCCCGCGATTTGACCGACTACACCTGGACCATCATTCACTCCCCCGTCCTGCCCTCACCCGTCAACGTCGCCCTCGATCAATACCTCCTGGGTGAGGTGCGCTCCGGCGCCCGCGGGCCACTGCTCCGGTTTTGGGAGTGGGAGGACAGAGCCGTCGTGTTCGGTTCGTACCAGTCATTCCGCAACGAGATCGACCCGGACGGCCTGGAGCGCCACGGGATCGTGCCGGTCCGGCGCATGTCGGGCGGTGGCGCGATGTTCATGGAGGGCGGCAACTGCGTCACCTACTCGATGTACCTCCCCGAAGACATTGTGAGGGGCTTAAGTTACGCGGAGAGCTACGCCTATCTGGATTCGTGGGTGCTAGCCGGCCTGAAATCGCTCGGCGTCAACGCATGGTACGTGCCCATCAACGACATCACCTCGGACGGCGGCAAGATCGGCGGAGCGGCGCAAAAGCGCGTGCCCGGCGCGGTGCTACACCACACGACCATGAGCTACGACATCGACGCCGACAAGATGGCCGAAGTCCTGCGCATTGGGAAAGTTAAGCTGGCGGACAAGGGATTGCGCTCCGCGAAGAAGCGGGTTGACCCCCTGAGGCGCCAAACGGGGGTTCCCCGTGAGCAGGTCATCGACGCGCTGATCGCGTCGTTTACCTCCCGGTACCCCTCCGTGACCGGGGAGCTTAGCGCCGACGACATCGCCGCCGGCGAGCGTTTGGTGGAGGAGAAATTCGGCACCCGGGAGTGGACTCACCGGGTGCCGTAA